One Bremerella sp. JC817 genomic window carries:
- a CDS encoding peptidylprolyl isomerase, with the protein MKSPHLSWATQLGLAFGFILLITGCGGSDAATPPAASIGDPGANALSGDAPTMTTEMSISELQQSDFRGEEFPEVVLTTTMGKIRLRLDAKKAPATVDNFLTNYVATKHYDGTIFHYVHADRMVLGGLFDSNMSPRDVRSEIQNEATNGLKNKRGTIAMSRDPNFIHSSTCQFFINCADNEAFDHIGNDDSSSYGYCVFGEVIDGMEVADAISQVEVETNDGFANLPRQPVQILSAERVK; encoded by the coding sequence ATGAAATCCCCGCACTTATCTTGGGCAACCCAGCTTGGGTTGGCTTTCGGCTTTATTCTGTTGATTACCGGTTGTGGTGGTTCCGACGCCGCGACTCCCCCGGCAGCAAGTATTGGTGATCCTGGTGCCAACGCGCTGAGCGGTGACGCACCAACAATGACGACGGAAATGTCAATTTCCGAACTTCAGCAGTCGGACTTCCGTGGCGAAGAATTTCCGGAGGTGGTGCTGACCACCACGATGGGTAAGATTCGTCTGCGTTTGGATGCCAAGAAAGCTCCGGCGACAGTCGATAACTTTCTGACCAATTACGTCGCCACCAAGCATTACGACGGAACCATCTTCCACTACGTCCATGCCGACCGCATGGTGTTGGGAGGGCTGTTCGACTCGAATATGAGCCCGCGTGACGTGCGGAGCGAAATCCAGAACGAAGCAACCAATGGGCTGAAGAACAAGCGAGGCACGATCGCCATGTCGCGCGATCCGAACTTCATTCATAGCTCGACGTGTCAGTTCTTTATCAACTGTGCTGACAACGAAGCATTCGATCATATCGGCAACGACGATTCGAGTAGCTACGGCTATTGCGTCTTCGGCGAAGTGATCGATGGAATGGAAGTGGCCGACGCGATCTCGCAGGTCGAAGTAGAAACCAACGATGGTTTCGCCAATCTGCCTCGTCAGCCAGTGCAGATTCTATCGGCCGAGCGCGTCAAGTGA
- a CDS encoding glycosyltransferase family 2 protein, translating into MKLSLVIPVYNEDESLDKLHEEICAVVTANNYDVEILFIDDGSKDDSWQVISRLTEKDSRIRALKFRRNFGKAAALDAGFQEATGDVIITMDADLQDDPNEIPRFLEQLDAGNDVVSGWKKVRHDPWHKVGPSRVFNWMVSTLTGVTLHDHNCGMKCYRGEIFNEVRLYGELHRFVPVLAAAHGWKVGEIVINHRARQFGHSKYGVRRFLKGFLDLTTVAFITGYGQRPQHLLGGIGLLFFALGFVGLFGLSGWWVIDRLIGVEEPIELHKRAVFYYSIVSLLLGTQFVTVGLLAEIIRSAMAPQTKSYFISQKVGSRDETN; encoded by the coding sequence ATGAAGCTGTCTTTAGTGATCCCGGTCTATAACGAAGACGAAAGTCTCGACAAGCTGCACGAAGAGATCTGCGCGGTCGTGACAGCGAACAACTATGATGTCGAAATTCTGTTTATCGACGACGGTTCGAAGGATGATTCGTGGCAGGTCATCTCGCGGTTGACCGAAAAGGACTCGCGGATTCGTGCGCTCAAGTTCCGCCGGAACTTTGGCAAAGCCGCCGCGCTGGATGCAGGCTTTCAGGAAGCAACCGGCGACGTCATCATCACGATGGATGCCGACCTGCAGGACGATCCGAACGAGATCCCACGGTTCCTCGAACAACTGGACGCCGGCAACGATGTCGTCAGCGGCTGGAAGAAAGTGCGTCACGACCCATGGCATAAGGTCGGTCCGTCACGCGTGTTCAACTGGATGGTCAGTACGCTGACCGGCGTGACGCTGCATGACCACAACTGCGGCATGAAGTGTTACCGCGGCGAGATCTTCAATGAAGTTCGTCTGTATGGCGAGCTCCACCGATTCGTCCCGGTCCTGGCCGCGGCTCACGGTTGGAAGGTGGGCGAGATCGTCATCAACCACCGGGCACGCCAGTTTGGGCATTCGAAGTACGGCGTCCGAAGATTCCTGAAAGGCTTCCTCGACCTGACCACGGTGGCTTTTATTACCGGTTATGGTCAGCGGCCGCAGCATTTGCTCGGCGGGATTGGCCTTTTATTCTTCGCGCTCGGCTTCGTCGGATTGTTCGGGCTTTCAGGCTGGTGGGTGATCGATCGGTTGATCGGCGTGGAAGAACCGATTGAACTGCACAAGCGCGCGGTGTTCTATTACTCGATCGTCTCGCTGCTGCTCGGCACGCAGTTTGTCACGGTCGGTTTGCTGGCCGAGATCATTCGTTCGGCGATGGCTCCCCAAACGAAGTCGTACTTCATCTCGCAAAAGGTAGGCTCGCGCGATGAAACCAACTAG
- a CDS encoding lysylphosphatidylglycerol synthase transmembrane domain-containing protein: protein MDSPVSPDCPDGRPVSQAKLWKSRAMTAVQLIVVGLVVWGVWQNIQKAIDQVHQNNFSFGQLRWDWVIAAGLLYLLGSLPMGIFWYRLMTAMKQHPTFWSAIRAFFIGHLGKYVPGKALVVVLRTSLVQGTGLQRSVVATAVFAETLTMVSVGAVYAAALIAIWFSHHHLLLLIAVGIGLAAGFVTLPPVFRKIVLLLKVSKINPEIEQNLAGLNYRVMAWGWCANIIGWTLLGGSLFATMASIPDADAHMAGGMKMFPLLAATVCLAMVVGFVTPIPGGMGVREYVIMEMMAPVFGPVVAVVSAVLLRVSWLLAEVALATILYAIPARAPQTDGSPSEPSPSEESSNTDPAQRPA, encoded by the coding sequence TTGGATTCTCCAGTAAGCCCAGATTGCCCGGATGGTCGCCCAGTCAGCCAAGCGAAGCTGTGGAAGTCGCGCGCGATGACTGCGGTTCAGTTGATTGTGGTGGGTTTGGTGGTCTGGGGTGTTTGGCAGAATATCCAAAAAGCAATCGATCAAGTTCACCAAAATAATTTTTCTTTTGGCCAACTTCGCTGGGATTGGGTGATCGCCGCAGGTCTCTTGTACCTGTTGGGCTCGTTGCCGATGGGGATCTTCTGGTACCGCTTGATGACCGCCATGAAGCAGCACCCCACGTTCTGGAGTGCGATTCGGGCCTTCTTCATTGGGCATCTCGGAAAGTATGTGCCCGGCAAGGCGCTGGTGGTCGTACTGCGTACTTCGCTGGTGCAAGGTACCGGCCTACAGCGCTCCGTCGTCGCAACCGCAGTCTTTGCAGAAACACTGACCATGGTTTCGGTCGGGGCGGTTTACGCCGCGGCTCTGATCGCCATCTGGTTTTCCCATCATCATCTATTACTACTGATCGCCGTGGGCATTGGCCTGGCTGCTGGGTTCGTGACGTTGCCGCCGGTCTTTCGCAAGATCGTGCTGCTGCTGAAGGTCTCGAAGATCAACCCAGAGATCGAGCAGAATCTGGCCGGGCTGAATTACCGCGTGATGGCCTGGGGCTGGTGCGCGAATATTATTGGATGGACGCTGCTGGGGGGCAGTCTGTTCGCAACGATGGCCAGTATTCCCGACGCCGACGCACATATGGCAGGCGGAATGAAGATGTTCCCACTACTGGCTGCCACGGTTTGTTTGGCGATGGTGGTTGGTTTCGTGACCCCAATTCCTGGCGGGATGGGGGTTCGCGAGTATGTCATCATGGAAATGATGGCTCCGGTATTCGGGCCCGTGGTCGCGGTCGTTTCGGCCGTCTTGTTGCGAGTATCGTGGCTTTTGGCGGAAGTGGCTCTGGCGACTATCCTATATGCTATTCCCGCCCGGGCACCTCAAACCGATGGCTCCCCCAGCGAGCCTTCCCCCTCGGAAGAGAGTTCCAACACCGATCCCGCCCAACGTCCTGCATAA
- the aroA gene encoding 3-phosphoshikimate 1-carboxyvinyltransferase, with product MVSEIEITPCGPIFGSIRPPGSKSLTNRALIIAALAQGRSLLTGALASEDTEVMIESLRAIGVAIDVDEINHTLRVEGNGGQFQGENTEMFIANSGTSMRFLTALATLGQGTFRLDGIKRMRERPIGDLIKALQQLGADIQTESDNGCPPVLVRAKGLPGGKATIAGNISSQYLSGLLMAAPYARSEVQLEVDGELVSQPYVRMTTQIMRDFGVTVEENDCRRFVIAGQQQYQARPYAIEPDASAASYFWGAAAVSGGKVCVEGLTKDALQGDVGFVEALRQMGCEVEYGKDSITVTGGKLKGIDIDMGEISDTVQTLAAVALFAEGPTRVTGVAHNRHKETDRIGDLACELRKLGAAVEELEDGMVITPGTLQPARIETYNDHRMAMSLALVGLRQPGVVITNPACTSKTYPLFFEDLAAICQGD from the coding sequence GTGGTAAGCGAAATTGAAATCACGCCGTGCGGTCCGATCTTCGGATCGATCCGCCCTCCTGGTTCGAAAAGCCTGACCAACCGTGCCTTGATCATCGCCGCATTGGCTCAAGGGCGTTCGCTGCTGACCGGGGCGCTCGCCAGTGAAGATACCGAGGTAATGATTGAAAGCTTGCGAGCCATCGGCGTCGCGATCGATGTCGACGAGATCAACCACACGCTACGCGTCGAAGGCAACGGAGGGCAATTCCAAGGCGAGAACACCGAGATGTTCATCGCCAACTCTGGCACCTCGATGCGATTTCTCACGGCGCTGGCAACTCTCGGCCAAGGCACGTTTCGCCTGGATGGCATCAAGCGAATGCGCGAGCGGCCCATTGGCGACTTGATCAAGGCTCTGCAGCAACTCGGCGCCGACATTCAAACCGAAAGCGACAACGGTTGCCCGCCGGTATTGGTTCGCGCGAAAGGCCTGCCAGGCGGCAAGGCGACCATCGCCGGGAACATCAGCAGCCAATACCTCAGCGGCCTGCTGATGGCGGCACCGTATGCCCGAAGCGAAGTTCAACTGGAAGTCGACGGCGAACTGGTATCGCAGCCTTACGTCCGCATGACGACCCAGATCATGCGTGACTTTGGCGTCACCGTCGAAGAGAACGACTGTCGCCGCTTCGTGATCGCTGGCCAGCAGCAGTACCAGGCCCGTCCATATGCGATCGAGCCTGACGCTTCGGCGGCGAGCTACTTCTGGGGCGCGGCCGCAGTCAGCGGCGGCAAGGTATGCGTCGAAGGGCTCACCAAGGATGCCCTGCAAGGGGATGTTGGTTTCGTCGAAGCGCTGCGGCAAATGGGCTGTGAAGTCGAATATGGTAAGGACTCGATCACCGTGACCGGCGGCAAGCTGAAGGGGATCGATATCGACATGGGCGAGATCAGCGACACGGTTCAAACCTTGGCCGCGGTTGCTCTGTTTGCCGAAGGCCCAACCCGGGTGACCGGCGTGGCCCATAACCGCCACAAAGAAACCGACCGCATCGGCGACCTGGCCTGTGAACTTCGAAAGTTGGGTGCCGCGGTCGAAGAGTTGGAAGACGGCATGGTGATCACACCGGGGACGCTTCAGCCCGCTCGCATCGAAACGTACAACGACCACCGCATGGCAATGAGCCTCGCGTTGGTGGGCCTGCGTCAGCCAGGAGTCGTCATTACGAATCCGGCATGCACCAGCAAGACCTACCCACTCTTCTTTGAAGACCTGGCCGCGATCTGCCAGGGAGATTAG